The window AAAGTGCTTAAGTGCAGTCAATGAGACAGTAGACTTCTATAATGGATCTCATCTGTAGTCAAATAAGACCGTTGAATTTGAGTAATCGTTCTTAATTATAGTCAATGAGACAGTAGACTTCTGGCAAAAAAGTGCTTAGATATATTGAATGAGACAATAGACTTCTAGCAAAATGGTGCTTAAGTGTAATCAATGAGACAATAGTCTGTCTTTAAGCAGAATGATGCTGAGATATAGTCAATGAGACAGTAGACTTCTAGAAATATGAAAGATTGAATGCCCTAGCACTACCTTGTGTGAAACATTTCGAAGGATTGATTATGGTTtattactgttgattcatttattgtcGTGGTTATTAATTTTCGTGGATGAAGGAAAACTTCCATGCTCGTGggcattcaatttttttttaatcgttgAACATTACATTTAGTGGTTCAACTAAACCCATGAAAttaacgaaaattggtatcaaacgaataataaggaatccacagtatatcTTTCTAGGGTTGCAAATATTCTTCTATCTTTTGTCAACTAGATTTGAAAGATGTGTATTGTGACATAGTTTTGTGGTAATTTTAGCAGCAACCAAAGGTGCTTTAGAAATGTATGTTGCTAATATGCTTTTGATGacttcaaatagttatcaaatgtaccaggattataatttaatacgtcagacgcgcgtttcgtttacataagactcatcagtgacgctcagatcaatatGGTTATAAAGGGTGCTTCAGTGTAGTCAATGAGACAGTACACTTCTAGAAATAGAGTGATTAAGTGTAGTGAATAAGACAGTAGACTTCGCGCAATGTGGCGCTTGAATGTAGTCATTGAGACAGTAAACTTCTAGCAATATGGTGCTTGAGAGTAGTCATTGAGACGGTAGACTTCTGGAAACATGTTGCTGAAATGTAGTCAATTAGACAGTAGACTTCTGACAAAATGGTGCTTTAGTGTTATCATCAAGACAGTAAACCTTTTTGCAATTGGATTTTTAAGTATTGTCGATGAGACAGTAGACTTCTATTAATATGGCGCTGAGGTGTAGTCAATAAAACAATAGACTTCTAGCAAATTTTTGCTAAAATATAGTCAATAAGAAAGTAGACTTCTAGCATTATGGTGCCTAAGTGTAGTCAATGATACAGTAGACTTCTAACAATATGGTGCTTAAATGTAGTCAATGAGAAAGTAGACTTCTGGCAATATGGAGCTTAAGTGTTGTCAATTTGTAAGTAGACTTTTAGCAATATGGTGGATTTGCacatttgtattctatttattcaGTCGAATAATTATTTGGATTACCTTTGGAACTTACACTGTTATACATGAATGTATCCATGTTCCTACTCATTTAATGCCCTTTTAAATACTTATGTTCGGACATCGCTTAAGGAGGCTCGaatgtcttcctccatcttggattttaaaGTAGCAGATAACGTTGGTGTATATCTTTCATGAAATGTATAATTTTTAAGTGTAAGACTGTTGatgtaaataaagaaaattgtgtgttttatcatCTTTATTTGTGTTTGATTATACTTTTTTCCAACcttgccaaataaggggagatcacttagataaagtaatttttataatagaaagtgttttgaattttcctatttcaatttgtagcaagaaaacaagttcggtgaccccatttttctttttcttagcTAAAAGCATGTTCAAAGCGCTATCTCCCCACATTTGTCTTAAAATTCTATTACgcagttttctttttatcacacaaatgttgattttttttgcaCAATCTATAAACATTCTGACAACCTTTTGactggcgtaaatatgaaatttcaatcctggtatctatgatgagttattttcaaccactgggtcgatgccacggCTGAAGGGATTTATTttcccgatggtatcaccagcccagtagtcagcacttctgtgttgacttgagttatcattgatatgttcataattatgagTTAACTAAATTTTGGATTTATGAACTacgaaggcttttctacctcaggaatagattacctcaactgtattttgcaaaacttttaggaatttttggtcctcaatgctcttcaacttcgtaccttaaaaaaaaattgattcgatcgtcgctgatgagtcttttgtagaagaaacgctcgtctggcgtaaatatgaaatttcaatcctgttatctatgatgagtttattcacaaccTGTAACTTGAAAAAAATTCCGGTAAccaatactttttattatatttttgaaaaaagcatgatGTAAACTTCCTTTTGACGAACTATTAAAAatattctatcaattttaataaaGACGCCACAGCCAACTTAAGATACACTTATTATGGAGAGGTGCATATGGTGCAATATTAAATGTGTACCgtttatttataaattgaatttaaatgtatCAAACTTTCACTATCCCAAACAATCCATATCAATTAACTTGTATGTGACAAGGAGTATTCGTACAACCTTCCGTTGAAGCAAGCTTGACTATTTaggaattttcacatttttttctccTTGATAAATATGTATTAGCAAGTCTTTTACAGCAAACGAGACAGACGATTTACGAACTAATGAGTTTGTATCATTGATGCACTCTATTCCTATGAAAAACTAATACATATCATTAAGGTATATAACCAATAATTCCCGAGAAAGAACAACACAAGAAAGTAGTTAATATTGTAAACAAAACAGTTTCTGCGTATAGCTGTACATTTATAAGCGcaataatttggagcttttcactgattttcctgtttaaaaaaagttgtttaaTTGTTTATGAAGTTTTATCCacatctttttttcaattatatagcTAACActgtgaaaaatataaaatataaaaaatcatgttACGTGTGGACATTTCAGTGACGCACATTTGATAAGAACTTCACAGAAGACTTATTATTAAGCTCAACCACGCCTTCAGTAaaatattctgcatgtatgtcaACGCATTAGTCATCTAGTAAAAAGAATCAGATGTTTCACAACTATTTTCTGAAGATCAAACATTCACAGAGTGTCACCTTCCAGCCACTGTAGCAACTATTTCATTCAGGAATCATAATGATTGATGTTGCACGACTTGTTCTGCAGAAAGCACATGTAACAACAACAGAAGCAGAATTGGAGACAAACAAGCTGAAGTTGCATATGGaaaatgacaacattttaatGTCATATCAATAAAACAACTTTGTACTAGACCGCTTTGTTGCGTCGGGATTTTAGTTAAAAACGACTTTAAGTTTTTGTCCTAAACGCCCAATcctttgtagaaaaaaaaaaatcccaccagGGATAGAATCAATTACAtgagaaaagtatttttttcataaatcatgTGTAACACAGAATATCTAATATTGAAACTTTCcatatatgtctgtttgtttgttcccTTTGTATGTTTAAAACTGAAAATGACATGAAGGTTAATACACAATTAGACAAGAAAACTCCTGCATAGATAGTTCCTTGAACATTGGTATAGAAGTGCATAGCTGCTACGaacttatttatataaatcagtCAATGTTGATTTACCAGTCGGTAACATTGACGAATAGTCcctttattttgtttgaaaattatgcattttaacaaacaaatatgattgaTTCATATGATTCCACGAACTTAAACATACATATAAAACAAACTCCTATTCCGttcttgttcatgttgttatcgcttttttattactttgaacagacaacacaTGTCAGTGGATAATTTTCTTTGTACGGTGGACATTTCAAAGATCCACATTTGGTTAGAACATCATAGAAAAGTTTACCATAACGTTCATCCACACCTCCAATAATATACTCTGGGTTTATGTTAACGCACACAAACGCAGAGGCAGATGCCTCACTATAACCTCCTGCCGCCAGATATCCATGGTATTCCTCCTTCCAGCCACTATAACATGTGTTTTTCCCAGGGATCATTATGACAGACGTAGCTTGAGTTGTTCTACATAGCGCACATGGGACATCTTCGTTGTCACTATCAGAAGCAAAAATGTTATATCGAATTCTCCACCGTACATGTGAGCACGACCTGACCTACAAGTCTTTATATAGTTTGGATCTGGTGGTAAACATACATATTCAGCAGCAGAGCCTGGTTCACCATAGTAACCACCACCGGCATAGCCTGTGAAAATATGACATGTATATGATAATACgtttacaacatgtacatgtagaaaaaTCAATCCTAAATTAATTTGCACCTTTTCCTATAAGTGAAAATAACAATAGGATGAAAAATAAATAGAAGAAAAGGAAATCAATATTCAAATGAGTGTGATCTTAGTTAATCACGAAATCTTAAATCCCGCTTTAGTAAATCACCAACAATATGTGAAATAAACTGTTAtaacagagatatgtctcgcctttatgtaattttgattatgcaaatgttgaaatcaaaatagcgaTACTTTAACATCTTAAACAAGTtctgcaaatattcaaagtcaatgaaccatgactgagttataTCATCATGCTAAACAATtgccatgtaaatgagatgtgtcaattcttatacaactgcataccaaacaaataccattgacttataaGTAATTCccaaatcaaaatacaaaaataaacttgtaaactatgtaaaagtttcaaaagtCAATGAAGCATAAAGAGgtggtggggctatataatctccatcgaaacaatacttgcaaatgcaaataaatttacataccaaatatcattgatttagcattagcagttcatcttaaactgatatAACCACACAAACTAAaaatgtaaactaagataagtttcaaagtcattagactgtgactgaagGGCGAGGCTAAATATTCGCAATGGAAATGatatgtgccaatgcttatacaactgaataccaattaaaaTTGGCCTACTACTAATGCTTCCCCTTGAAcggacctaatcacaaactaatacatgataactcagaaaaacttcaaaagtcaatagaccatgactgagggtgCAGGGCCAAATAATCCCAATGGAAATTAGATgagccaatgcttatacaactgcataccaaatatgattgacccaacacttgtggttcaccataaactagacataatcacaaactaatacattgttgacgccgtcgTCGTCACCGatgccggaaacagcatacctatgtctcactttttgactccgtcaaggcgagacaaaaaaagTAATGCCATGTAATGCAATGTAATGCATGTAATTACAAACTTTGTGCTTATTAATGCATTGAATTATAATTACATGTTACGTCAAAATTGATGCATTTCACATTACATGCAATTACTTGGTAAAATTGTATAGGATTACCTTGCATTTGAATGACAAATTTGCATTTCCCCATGCCTGGTCTCGTGATAATTATAGGAAAGACTTAATtagtaattattatgtttatttcgtTGCAGAAAACTAATGATAAAAGAGTAATGCGTGTGTTAGGATCATCCAATGGCTTTAAACATCAGCAGTATAGAAGTCCTCATTAGGTTCTGATAGCTTCTCTTTTAAACACTTTTCCTATGGTTGAAGTGCGAAGTAAGCTTGTGATCTCCATAATATAGATAAAATAGGGaggatttaaaaacaaaactgtgCTGGTTGCTATCTTCTAGTGGTGTTTAAGCGGATAAATATTAAGGCAGGTGTTCAATATAACGTAACAAAAGatgtattttcctttttgtatCAAGAAAATGTCCTGCAGAGAAAAGgttgttaaaaaaatgaacaatcaTTCAATGTTACTTTATTGACTATTTTTGTAAGTGTAAATCATTGGACCATTTAAAAACATTGTCTAAACCATGTATGGTAAATTTTGCCTAAAACAGTGTTTTTTTACagtggcgtatatataaaatttagtcctggtatctatgatgagtttatttacaaccactcggtcgatgccactgctggtggatatttatttccccgagggtatcacaagccaagtagtcagcactctttgtgctgacatgaattatcattgatattgttatatttataaattaactgtttacaaaattttgaattttgtgaaatactaaggcttttctacctcaggcatagattaccttagctgtatttggcaacacttttaggaatttggatcacaatgcccttcaacttcgtactttatttagctgttataacttttttggattcgagcgtcactgatgagtcttttgtagacgaaacgcgcgtctggcgtatatataaaattgagtcctggtatctatgatgagttaatttaaaGGGTATTTCTGAACTGTCAACGAATATGGTTTTGGAACCGTTAATCAAGCGTCTCTCACACTTGACTTAACTATAAAAGGAATTCAACATATTTGAAAAGATCGAGTGGTTGTTGTTGTGTTTTGGTTGTACGTTTTAAGTTTAGGTGCTTCAAATTCAGACAAATGTGTTAAACGATCGAATGAAATAATTTCACCTTTTTACTGGCTCAAAAACTCATCAATTATATTCtaagatttaaattttgtattaacgcccGATGTGCGTTTCCTGCACAAAAGACTCGCTAATGACGCTCGATTAAACGTTTTAACTGGCGAAACAAAGGACAAAATACAAGAGCATTTGGAactaaaaaattaataaaagtgtTGCCAAAACAGCGTAGGAAATCTATTCTTGACGTAGAAAAGCCTTTGTGTTTCaataaatcaaagttttgtaaacagttagtttatgattatgaccatatctataataattcatgtcaacaccgaagtgctgaataTTAGGCTAGTGAAACCCTcagggaataaaaactccaccatcAGTAGTATAAACCCAGTGGTTgtataaaaaaactcatcatagatacatgtaccaaGATATGTTAAACAATATTCTGAGTAAATAATGGACATTCTCACAAATGAGGATAAATAGCATGAGAATATTTGTACGCAAGGAATGTTAATGATAAATGATTTTACATGTTTGATAAACTACTCACATTAGTAAACAAATTCATGTTTGACAGTGAGTTAAAGAAACAATTTACttaaaaactaaaagtaaaagaGCATAGATACCAACATCcattgaaaattcaaaaacagATTCATAATATTAACTCAAGGCATGCTATTGGTGCTATCTTTACCTTTCAATCATTCtttccatatatatatagttaatgaGAGGAGAAACTTTGTCGGGTTTTTATGCTTTTATATCTAGCTTTTGGTTTTGCTTTTTACTGGGGTACCATTCGAGCAATTTAGAAGTAGACGCGTgtctatctaaaaaaaaattgacgaggGTATGCATGTTGTATATTTTGTGATTGTTATGGACaacaaaattgaaacatttaatCAAATAAATTTCTTTACCTGAGTAGACCAATTCCGTACCATTATTTGGGCACTGCTTTCTTCCCCATCTGATATACGTTGCTCCAAACTCTAAAATCGAcatgaaaatgttgtttgttgaTTGAGGTGGTGAGTATACATTTCTATTAAGTTTTTAATAAgtttctatttcatttgtatAGCAAACTTGACCTATGTGCATGTTGTATGTCAGATCGTCGGCGAATATAGTTGGACATTTTTTGTTAAGTTCAATTTAGTTCAAGGTTAACAAGTTTTGCATATATAGCTCCTTGAGGAATcaagttagaaaaaaatatatataaagcatGATGGTCAATTTACAGTGAAAAAGTTTACAGCATATGTTTTCATTAGCACTTATGTATGTTTATAATGATTCTTTACCATGTATGTTTTCCTGAACTAAAATTGTATTTCAGCttattaaggattatgtacccttgtgttgattcaatgctaaataTATGGAAAtgttatagaaaatccacagcctttatccttgcaCTCTTATAtctggcaatttgatgactgatagatataggattagtgcatgcagtgctagcattgatttctaTAATACAAGTTTGTTAATGTAGtttttggttaaaacaaataaaaatatggaccaaatcaagtacacctttaagggtgcgctcgactttagtgactcagcacgaggtattttaGAATTAACAGGTTGGtttgaactttttgtaaaaaataaatactagcacatcatagaaaagcaagtgagtaatctatgtttcaaattttataacaaaaatctctgtattaaaggctgtggattttctataaaaatcttggtttatttgccacaaagtacttttttctattaaatgaaatgaaacagtaaatgataatgctttgcatcaagtttccccttggtgtATGTACAAAATGACGTATCTCTATTATTcgttatatctgtagttttgatacaattgaagtttaaaaaattcctacaaaaatggctacagaaggggtcataaaccatAACATAATGTTAAAATCAACGGGATCACGgaccaaaatataaaatacaaataagagTGAAATTAAAATGATTGTCACGACACTGATAGTTAGATCTTTGAATTTCTAGGTTTAGATGGTTctgttttaaaaatgatattcggtaaaatatttcataaactcGTATATTTGCAACATGCCCAAAATGGGATACTCAGATATATACCACCAACATAGACTCCCGATATATTACAACATATAAGTTCCTGTTAAAATATGCTGTGTATTAGACCGACACGAGGCATGGACATTTGTAATGTGCAAACTCAGTTCAGTAATCAATGATCTTGATAATGCCTATCGTCTTTCATATGAATAAAATTGTTTTCATGcagtatatgtatataaaaactgGAATTGAATAACATGTCAAAATATAATTGATTACCAAGGACTGACACAAAAACAGTTTAATGGGAATAGCTGTATAGAACAAAAAAAGGTactgacatttttttaaagttattcaaTTATAGCAGGGTAGCTTTGCAAAATGGGTTTTTCTAATAAATTGTGTGAAGAATGCTGtgctgtatatttagaaattatgTAAtgcttttattattgcgaaaaatgcaacagtgTAGTAATCGcattatatgaattaaacaggatttttctcatgATCACAccaattaaaatcgcatttagtcttaaatgacaaaatcgcaaatgcacgcaataatttctgaatttaaagtatttctttttttcaaaattccgtCAAAATTTTGCATAAAAGTTTCAAGCGGAGGACGATCAAATTTCCTAAAACCTATTCATTCATGTTCAAACGGGGAAATTACAAATTAACTCGTGCCTGTTGtgattttagattttaaagaaCGTAATCTGTGTATTACTGGTAACTTATCAAGTCAGTGATTTCGTGACCACAAATTATGTAACAcctttatcatatttattaaactCTTTTCTAGTTATATAGTCTTGGTTTGAAGTTAGATTGTACgtacttatttcaaacgggatagcacattttcaattttacgaAGATGTTGATTATCGtacccggaaatttagaaacaatcctgttaaggaggctcgcgggtataagattttcagaaaaaaattaaacatttatttttcattacaaaatttatttattaccttaagtagttgtaactttatcatatggtacaaaaatctttCCAGAAATCAATTCCTGTTGGCCCaagtgacttttaaaatgtagatgtcattgaaaaagctccaactgatctccctttggtgcagaAATGCCATATTGTggcattaaaaatgaaatatttaacttATTGTAAAAGGCtatcaattcaacactgtaatgaGATGGTTATAATACTGatatttttatcagtttattaaaaccatactaaatattaatgttatatacatatgcactttcatggatctacaatctgtcgatatctATATCTTGACGTTGCACAAGGTCATGATTTTCTCTGCTGTTTACCCCGTGTTCAGTCTAAATCAATTGGATGCTAGATGTATACAGATTGATAAGAAAGTCTTAGAGGATGCAAGATTTgtttgtattagttgttattgacattgaactagctgtcagtaactgcaactACTCATAGATCtgtacttagtttttttttttggatgtataagtacccggcaaCGTatactctgtgtttttgttagatgtatttctatttgtatcaatctAATGAGTTAAGTCTGTTCCAgcaaatatgtatacatgtatttatctcTTTTGTTGTATGTTTAACTCCACCACGTACTGTgtatatgtgcctgttccaagtcaggaaccagTGGtcagcatgatttttttttttttttattgttgtggGTCAGTGTTTTTCTTTTAAACGAATTGGACAAGGTTTATCGGCTCTTGCTGTCAATTCATGATTCAAAAGAATTCATAAACTGAAgctgaaaaattaaagaaaacacaaccttttgtattatgtttttattacttgGAACAGACAGCACATGTTAGTGGATAATCGTGCTTGTATGGAGGACATTTCAGAGACCCGCATTTCGTTAGAACTTCATAGAACATTTTACCAAGATTTCGATTCACACCTCCAATAATATATTCTGGATTTATATCAACGCAGACGAAAGCCGAAGCAGCGACATGACTATGAAGTCCTGAAGCCAGATATCCATGGTATTCTAGCCTCCAACCACTGTAACATGTATTCTTGCCAGGAATCATTATAACAGACGTAGCACGATCAGTTCTGCAGAGAGCACAGGGAACGTCCTCGTTATCAGCATCAGAAGCAAAGAAGTTAGTGTCAAATTCACCACCGTACATACGACCATAGTCTGTCCCGCTGGTTTTTACATAATTTGGATCTGGTGGTAAACATACATATTCCGCCGCCGAACCTGTATTAGCATAGTAACCACCTCCTGCATATCCTGTGAAAAGaatacattatataaataataaaactatGCATATAAGAGTATTTTAAATATCTCATCGCTGAAACTGCTTGCGGACACTTCGTTTAAGAATAAGGTTATTACCAGTATCGTATTTGTGGATTTTACTTCTTATTCAATTGTAATCAACGAATAATAAAAACGGGGGATTCGGGAGTCTCATATAAACAGTCGTCTAgctgtgataaaaagaaaattgaaatgcgATCTTCAAAACAGGACACAAAAAAATGAAGACTGAGTAGCACGCACCGTCGGCCCCGGCTTTGCATTATGATAGAAAACCCTTTGCGTTTCGAATAATTTTCATAGTCTGGCAGCAGAGTAACGGTATGAAATGTCACGTCAGCATAtacataaaatttagaaaggaaatggggaatgtgtcaaagcgacaacaacccgaccatagagcaaacaacagccgaaggccaccaatgggtcttcaatgtagcgagaaactcccacacccgtaggtgtccttcagctgaccccttaaaaatatgtatactagtatagtgataatggacgtcatacttaattCCGaattacagtggagatcacttctaatctctcattagaactgtcagaataatctgtcatagaactgttctaacctgtcctagaatagttctacttagaacagttctaccctagaactgttttaagtagaactgtcagaatcagttctaggtagaactgactaaatcagttctatgTAGAAGTGTCAGGATCacttctagggtagaactgtctaaaactgttctaggtagaataAACTGTCCAAAGCAGTTctaactgtcagcagaactgactaaatcagtcacgggactgtagaacagttctaaatgacgtcactgcagtaagggcactttagaagaaaaaaaatcacttccaattactttgctatataatagcagattttctatactTTTTACTGATCAAaggttacatgtacaaatatcgaagtggatagAATGTTATCctactcatcggagaaatatttttataagattgcatatatatggaacatcattgtttacgtttcttcgttcctcgtttttaacagtctctccctttttaaaatataactctgcatttaattcatggaattttaatcgtaatttaccttgtttgccttggatttacattcatgatttaagattctgttttgacaaaaaatgtcagtttagattgatgcggtcaaacgatttttgttaaacaggtccatccgaggtatgaaaactcctcgtaaacagatatcacatttgtggattgggaaacaagttattacgtttggttaatgaggtcagctaattttgttatgtgataacgagtaatcctgactcccggaatgacaaatgtaaaacaattcaaataataatgcccccccctaatactaacggcctaatttatgtaaaaaatgaaagaaaaacaaattatttatgtaacacatcaacaaaagaatatcactgaattacaggctcctgactttgaacaggcacatacatgcagaatatgccggggttaaacatgttctcttgacgattataaatctgaaataaaaccggcaaactatgatagcaaaactctatataatattaatcgctattttgccgaagcctttatatttagacaaagagtaattaaaacttataaatcaattctagccgtagaatttataaatcaattttagccgtagaatttataaatcaattctagccgtagaatttataaatcaattctagccgtagaatttataaatcaattctagccgtagaatttataaatcaattctagccgtagaatttgaaatcaatgctaa of the Mytilus galloprovincialis chromosome 8, xbMytGall1.hap1.1, whole genome shotgun sequence genome contains:
- the LOC143042371 gene encoding uncharacterized protein LOC143042371 — encoded protein: MHLIMIVWLICFLCFKVDLVSTEEKRLLLNDPDVLVNRLNRVESVLAILNATIKQLTTDNQQQTVTIQQQENMIQQQQTSIQQQQTLTQQQEQTIKLMQSSVNNIKSLGTTYIRWARKQCPNNNTELVYSGYAGGGYYANTGSAAEYVCLPPDPNYVKTSGTDYGRMYGGEFDTNFFASDADNEDVPCALCRTDRATSVIMIPGKNTCYSGWRLEYHGYLASGLHSHVAASAFVCVDINPEYIIGGVNRNLGKMFYEVLTKCGSLKCPPYKHDYPLTCAVCSK